A window of the Malaclemys terrapin pileata isolate rMalTer1 chromosome 6, rMalTer1.hap1, whole genome shotgun sequence genome harbors these coding sequences:
- the CPLX4 gene encoding complexin-4 — MAFLMKSMLSNQVKNLGLGGGGEESKEESGPSDPAAAAGMTREEYEEYQKQIVEEKMERDAAFAQKKAERACLRVHLREKYRLPKSEMDENQIQMAGDDVDLPEDLQKMVAEDQVEEEDKESILGQLQNIQNMDIDTIKEKAQATFTEIKQAAEQKCCVM; from the exons ATGGCTTTCTTAATGAAAAGCATGTTGAGCAACCAGGTAAAGAATTTAGGACTTGGTGGTGGAGGTGAGGAAAGCAAAGAAGAAAGTGGTCCTTCcgacccagctgcagcagcaggaatGACTAGAGAGGAATATGAGGAATATCAAAAGCAAATTGTTGAGGAGAA GATGGAGAGAGATGCAGCGTTTGCACAAAAAAAGGCAGAGAGAGCTTGTCTGAGGGTTCATCTGAGAGAAAAGTACAGGCTTCCTAAG AGTGAAATGGATGAGAACCAGATACAAATGGCTGGTGATGATGTGGATTTACCAGAAGACCTCCAGAAAATGGTGGCAGAGGATCAAGTAGAAGAAGAAGACAAGGAGTCTATCCTTGGACAGTTACAGAACATTCAGAATATGGATATAGACACTATTAAAGAAAAAGCCCAAGCCACTTTCACTGAAATAAAGCAAGCAGCCGAACAGAAATGTTGTGTCATGTGA